The genomic region TGGTTATATTTGAAACGCACCGTTTTGTATTGGATGGATTGTTATCTTACTTCGATTTTTGAGGTGTCTGACAGAACGTCCATATTTTTGCCGTGTGGAGGCAGAGGTGTTTCAGTCCTTGTATGGGTTTAGTGAGAAAAAATTCAGCAAGGAGGCCTGCAGGTGgtcttatttttattattatttatgtcTCTAATTAGTTTCGTAAAATACACGCAAATAGAACTCGTTACAAATGGTTGTTCACTAATAGAACTCGAGGGACACTAAGACGTTAGTGTCGGTCCGGTTTTATTTTAGAGACGCTTGGACCGGTTCTATTTGTGCGTATTTTCATTTCTAATTTGGCTCATGCTTCAATGTTTTGGTTGTAGGAGCTGCAGGGACACAATTAAATCAGTTTACGGTCCCCATTCCAAAGAGTTGGTTAACTTCAATAGTGCAGTAGAGAGCTCCAGCAGCACTACTAGTTAAATGTAGTGCAATTTGCACCGCTAATTGTGACAGGCTTAGCTGCAAATCAATAGGCTTTCAGGCATGGAGGTGAAACAGATTTTGGCAGAGCTTCAATTTTGATGGACCTTCAGAAGTTCCTCAATCGGTTGCGAGTTTTTCAGCGCCTGCAGATTTTGAGAGGAACAATGTAGGCTCGTAGAAAGCGACGATGAATTCGGATTCAAAAGTGCTTATTTGTGTGTGCTTTTATGTTCAGCACTTCTGTACAATGTTGAGGCTTTCCCCAATTTTATGTACCAAAATCATCTTGAAATGAATTGATACTGCAGAAAGAACTCAACTTGATTAACATTGCCTTTTgttcattattattattgttatttttgttgCATTTGTTATCTATTTTGGTGGAGTAAACCATGCTGACAATACAATATTCTAGACTACTATAATTTACGAGAAACAGGCTTTGGGGCCATCCTTTTGGAGAACTAACCGCACCCCAATTAGACACAGGTGAACAAGGAGCGTATACTAGTTCGAACTCAAATACAAGCATATAAGAACATTATATTGACCAATTGCCTTAAACGACGTTGTCAAATGCGTTAGAGACTTAGAAAAATACAATCACAAGTGGGGATTTTGTGATTAAGCGCTCAAAGAGTGAGAGGGGCGTGAGAAATTCGCGTGGACGTATGATTTGACACCAGTAAAAACTCTCGGGCTTTGTCCAAGTCCACCAGTCTGTTAAAACCGttatttcaaccacattcataaccaccaccaccacctccactcTTCCAACAAGTTCAGGAAACCCTTCctttctccctccctctccaaATTTCCAGCCATGTCGATTCTACTCCTCCTAGCCTTCTTGGTAGCAATCACTCCCGCCATCGAAGCCGTCTGCTCTGACGCCATGCTCACTTCCCTCTCGTCTTCCGGCTTCACAATCTTCGCCCACGCTCTACATTCCCAAAACatcaccgccaccgccaccaccgccGCCAGAGTCACTTGCTTCGTGCCACCGGACGACTCCCTCTTAGGCAAGGTGCTCGGCCCCACCACCCTCCGCGCTCACGTCTACACCTCCGGCGCCCTGCCTTACCAAGCCCTCCTCAAGCTCCCGCTCAACACCACCCTCCCTGCTCACAACACACGGCTTGTTTTCGGCACCGACGGCAGAAGAGTCTCGTTCAATGACGTTCTTGTCACCGCCCCGAATCTCCATGTCGACGATTCTTGCGTTGTTCACGGCGTTGAAGGGCCGCTGGTGCCAATGCCTCCATTGACAGATGATGCTGCGAGGCCAAGAACCAAGAATGTGGCGTCTCCGGCATTGACAAACCACCGTCGCCGGCGGTTTGCTGAGATTGTTAGGTTTATCCGTCGTGCGCACCGCCTGATTTTCGTTGACGGGGATCAAGACACAACCAGCCTCCCTTGAGAATCTGTGAAGTCTTGGCGATTTGTCTTAGTCCATAATTTCGATTTCGGTTGCTAATCATTGTGATTTATAatgcaactcaatgtcatgTTACAGATTCCATCTCTGGTGGAATTCAGATGTCATGTGTAATTTTAAACCACAAGAAATGAACCATTTCGCATTTCCGCCATATCGACGTCTTTCTGTTCTTCGTTAGATGGGATTCAGCAGGAATTTTTCTGGTAGGGAAATTTTAGAAAGTCCTATGCCAAGTTGCCAACCACTTTGATAGTAATTGGGACTGTTTGGACCCTTAGAAAATCCTTTCTCAGCAAGTGGAAGCtgtgaacctttttttttttctcagtgCAGAAGAAATTCGATAAAGATGCTTTGCCGGCCAAATTTTGATGCAATCTTTTCTGATTCTTTACATGCGAAAAGAAGGGATTTGATTCCGGAAAGGACTAGCAGGCGGCCAAAGTTACTGCATTTTTCGATAGAATTCAAAGATCAAATTGGAATCTTGATCAAAATCTGATATGCTTgtattcccttttcttttcttttatcaatAGACAACCTTTTCCACATAGTATAATATGCTCTAGCCTTTCCTGCATCGTCACAACTCTAGAATCCTTGAAGTTCAAGTTTCGTTGGAGCCTTGAATCCAAACGAGGCTCGAGCTAATGGACAACGAATTCAGTCCATATGATACCACTTACGTTGTTGCTGGCAATGGCGAAAACCTGTCGTCAGATGCAACATGGTATCCATGCCCTTTTGTCAACCCAATTTCTGCACCATCTCCATTGCGTGGGACGGCAGAGGGTGAATATTTCCCAAGCTGTGCCTGGAACGAGGATGAGCTTGAGGAGGAGGCTTATGATGGCGAAGAGCCGCCATATTACGGCTGTGGAAACTGGCTTAGAGAATATCAGTACTCGTTTGGTGACTGTTGGCGAGATGGCTACGTTGTTGACAATGGAATTTACAGCAATGAAGATGGCGCCAAGCTGAACGAGAGAGAAGACTCCAGGCAAAGTGAAGAACATCATGAAAGTCAACCGAAGCATGAAGAATTCACTCAAGAAGGCCACCCTGCTTCTGATCTTTCTAATCCTTGGTACGATCTTTGGTATGCATGTGGAGGGAAAACAGAGTCTCAAGACTACATTGGGCAAGAAACTAGGGTTACATGTCCGTACGATGTGCCGGAGATTAGCGTTTTTGAGAGCCTTTTCGGCTACTGGCCTTGCTTGTATCGATAAATCGAAAGACATGTAGTGAACAATGATTTGGCAACAATATTATGAACTTTGAGATCATTGATGTTTTGCATGTCTCATTTGTGCATCGGACAATACCAACACAAGCATACAACTCGTAATTTCGACGAAGTAAAATGCTGCACAGTATATTTCTAGCTTCAACATtgttctctttttcctttttacaaCAGCAAAATTTTGTAAGATAAACTTACTGTAAAGAAGGTACAGAAGTTAACTGTTTATAATCAGATTATATGGTCAAGCCccatttcatcttcaatatCATCCCCGTCTTCAAACAGTTTTAGGAACCGAGCCTGATCGtgctctctcttcttcttttgccAGTACTTGTATGCAACAAAGCCAACGACAATACACAATGCCAAAACGGCTACAACGATTAAAAGTACTAGAACAATATGCATTcccttctccttttcttctttatgCGGCGCAGTAGGGGAATTGGAAGCTGCAAACACATACAAAAATGAATTCGACTTACAAGTTGAACACTAAGTACAAAGTGGCTTGAATACAAATGCAAGTGCATGGACGCCAAAAACCCAAACGAAAATTTCCACATTAACAAATGCATTTAACTACAAATAAGAATCAACCGGAGGTTACTAGCCATACATTTGATTGACTTATGTTAACGGAATTGTTGTGGCCAGAAATGGTATCTATATGTCGTCTAAAAGTGAATTTAATTTGATGCAGTTTAAGCACAAAAGCCCTTGTACTGCATGGACTCTCACTCACCAGGTGAACCAGGTACACATTTTGGGCACCAAAAGGTAACGTTGAATTCCTTGTTATTGAACCGGACGTATTTTCCATCAGAAGCATTGAAGTCAGAAGGACACAACTCCCACTCATCAAATTTGTCATCTGGTTTAAAGGTATCCGCCTCGTACAGTCCACATCGCTTGCACTTCTTACCCGAAAACTCTGTCAGTGGCTGAAAGCACAAAAACAATCGTAATCCCATTAGACACCTAGCCAAATTTAGCTCAACAACAGCTTTTCAGCTTAAAAAACAGCTTCCTGACACAAACATACGAATAATCTCTAGAAATATATCGTCCATGCCTATGTTATGTTGTCAGACCGTCAATCAGCACCGCGCGTTATTTTACATATTCAATGATCCCAATCTCACAACGTTATAGTCTAAATTGTAAAACAGAGCAAATTGAAATTACTTAAACGAAATCGAAATTGCGAAAATctttctcacctgccaagactcTTCGCCGTTGAATTTATACGTGACGTTCTTCTCCTTCACGTCTGGAAACTCCGTCTTGTTCTCCCCTCTGCATTCGAAATACACCCTCGGTTTCACGGCCTTTATCAATTCGTGCGTGTTGTATATCACGATCGAATCCAGCGTCACGATCGCCGATAATATAAGCCCTACACACGCAAAAGCAAATCTATTTCACATGAAACGGCGTCGAATCGTCACATcctgtttgtttcccgagaaaataaCGAAAATTTACCTGGAAAGCAGCCGAGGAAAACACAGAAGGTGAACAAATTGACCGAAACCATAGACCTCCTCAGCTCCCGAATCGACATGGCGAGCTTAATCGCGATTTAAATTACGCTTTACTTTTCTTCGAAATTTTTGAAGAACTGATGATCGAACAGAGAAACGGCGGGGGAGTGCGCGCGACGCAGCTCCTCTCTCCTTTCCTCCCTGAGACCACCCCGCGAGGGGCAATTTCGTCAGATTAAAAGTGCGGTGGCGGTGGTTTACTGGTGTGTTTGTTCGAAAATTTTGCTTCCGCGAGCTCGATGTCCGAAGGAGAAAGAACGAGAGAAACGAAAAGCGGGGTTTGACCGTGACCAGTTCGCGCTTCGCGCTATCGAGGGGTTGAAGTCTCTGGGGTAGGGTTGGGGCGTAGTGCGCACACCACTTCTCAGATGATGCCACGTTGTGCGGGTTTTGCCCGAGAGTCGTTTGCCCACGTTTTATTACCGGACCCGGATTCGGACTTCGTAATCTCGGTTCTcatcaatttaattaattcttccAATTCAAATTATGAATTAATAAACATGACTTTCAATCCTAATATGACGTTTGCTTCACATATTATGTTATTTGAGAATTAAACTCCATGTCTACTCATCATAGAGATGAGCGTAAGATTTTCATTCCTGTGTTTTGAGATCATCGGAAATGAGATTAGATGAGTGgaggatttttatttttgtgttttgagaCGTTTGAAAATGAGActagaaaatatataaaattttatttgaactcattttTTTTGTCTCTACACTAGGCTTTGCGTGGGTTTGTCGAGTTGGACTTCAACTTGTTAGCCAACGCTATAAGTTCGAGCTAGCATTATTGAAACTCATTTTCACTGAAGAAAATGCGGAAACTAAACCACCTAAATCATTTTAAGGAGAGTTGGATTGGGCAGGATTCCACAACCGatggaaatcattttatattatattatacaaTTGCAATTTACTTTTAAAGACAAGATGCAACTAaacttataattaaaatttatcattaCACTCTTAAATAACCAAACTCTAAAAGCAAGTCTAGTGGAAAGGACAGGGGCTAGAGGTTGTATTTGGCCTCTCAAAATGTATTATTTGTGAAATCGTAGCCCTCTCAAAATGTTGTTGTTGTAATGGTGTGAGATGTGCTTAAAAAGTGTTAAGTGACCAATTTTTATCGGCAGTCTTTTTCTGAGTTGACCCTTCAAGAGCTTTGGGCAAGAGTCGGGGCTAAATTGGCCCCTTGAAGATCCCTGCGCTGTGCTTAAAAAGTGTCAAGTGACCAATTTTTATCGGCAGTCTTTTCCTGAGTTGACCCTTCAAGAGCTTTGGGCAAGGGCCGGGGCTAAATTGGCCCCTTGAAGATCCCTGCACTATTTTAGCTAGGCTAGATATATTCCTTATGTTTGAATATCGTGAAaggcgaatttgataccaaattagattgttTATTGTGTAGCTTAGCAAACTCTTCATCCCCTTaaggtaaaatatatcgttgcacttaaaaataaaaaaaaataaataaaaaataaataaaaaacccttTTGCCTACGCCATTATGCACGCATTAGATATGCTTTAAACAGGCTAAAATTCCCCATTATGCAAATACCAATGCCTCCAAACGAGTTTAATTAAGGCTCTTCTCGGTTCTTAAAGAGTCCATTGAAGGCTAGAGCTCCGTGAATTCGTGCTGCAACTCGTTCGAATGGACCCCCACAACACAGATTATCACGTTCTGCATCGGAACGTGTATACTTTGGATGGAAAGCAAGACAAGGCAACTGAGGCAAGATCTTAAGAACAAGGGCATGCGATCGAAAGGTTCCCTGAATTAGCTCAGTTTGTGTGGGAGGCCATGTTCGTCAGTACAGTGCAGGAGATAAGCCACCCCCGAAAACAACCGAGATTTTACGCGAGGTTGGATGACATTCATCAGTTCATCACTCTGCCGTAGTGATGTCATTTTCTTCGAATATTTTGCATGgtattaaataataaacttaTATGTTTTCTTAAATACAACGATAGTGGAAGATTTAGGTTAAGCTACAAAATGAGTCAGCGACAATAATTTGACATTGAATTCTCCATTtataatcaaacttaagactACTGCTTAAGCGACAAAATTATATGTTTCGTAACATTAAAAGATTAAATAATAAGATGGAATTATTACTTTGTTGGCGCAACATCAAGAGACATCACCATCCTTCTAGCTATCACTCGTAGCTGCTTGGAACGACAAACTTTGACCTAGAAGACCTCCTCCAGTTTGCCAATTTGTCCACAGTTACTCTTCATCTGTATCCAACCTGTTTTTGAGCCCTTGGTTTTACATCAACCACATCACCACACCAGCCCCTCCAACGTTATATGCCAACACAAGTAGGAAATTAGGGTTTCCCGTA from Pyrus communis chromosome 9, drPyrComm1.1, whole genome shotgun sequence harbors:
- the LOC137744343 gene encoding uncharacterized protein; this encodes MSILLLLAFLVAITPAIEAVCSDAMLTSLSSSGFTIFAHALHSQNITATATTAARVTCFVPPDDSLLGKVLGPTTLRAHVYTSGALPYQALLKLPLNTTLPAHNTRLVFGTDGRRVSFNDVLVTAPNLHVDDSCVVHGVEGPLVPMPPLTDDAARPRTKNVASPALTNHRRRRFAEIVRFIRRAHRLIFVDGDQDTTSLP
- the LOC137746163 gene encoding uncharacterized protein, with product MSIRELRRSMVSVNLFTFCVFLGCFPGLILSAIVTLDSIVIYNTHELIKAVKPRVYFECRGENKTEFPDVKEKNVTYKFNGEESWQPLTEFSGKKCKRCGLYEADTFKPDDKFDEWELCPSDFNASDGKYVRFNNKEFNVTFWCPKCVPGSPASNSPTAPHKEEKEKGMHIVLVLLIVVAVLALCIVVGFVAYKYWQKKKREHDQARFLKLFEDGDDIEDEMGLDHII